From Chryseobacterium sp. H1D6B, a single genomic window includes:
- a CDS encoding ABC transporter permease, whose product MNNIFLITKREFLTQVKKKSFVILTLLAPILIIAFGAVIGLMFKANESHSIIEVVDKSGLFKDRLKSNDKLNYVFVSTADEKSKINNLKGNESLDGILVLPELSAKNYDELEKNTRLVVNNKIGFDTKQRIISDITNVIKKEKIKELGIAESQLDNLDKSFTLKTINVSENNKEDSDLSFGVKTGLSMVLMYVTFMFIIIYGVRVMRSVLEEKNNRVVEIIISSVKPFELMMGKILGVTMVALTQFIIWIAMSVVGALVLNTGFSSIQKNIPGGSESMMSKLDIAQIATQVSHSLLELNFPLIIFVFIVFFLLGYIFYSSIYAAIGSAVDNETETQQFTLFAILPLTLGMYGSFSVMNNPDGPLGVWLSIIPFTSPVAMIARIPFGVPAWQIALSITLLLGTTIFMIFLSGKIYRVGILMYGNKATLKELWKWIRS is encoded by the coding sequence ATGAACAATATTTTTTTAATTACAAAAAGGGAATTTCTTACGCAGGTGAAGAAAAAATCCTTCGTTATATTGACTTTATTAGCCCCCATACTGATCATTGCTTTCGGGGCGGTTATCGGCTTAATGTTTAAAGCTAATGAATCCCACAGTATTATTGAAGTTGTGGATAAAAGCGGACTTTTTAAAGACAGGCTGAAGTCAAATGATAAACTTAATTATGTTTTTGTCTCTACCGCTGATGAAAAGTCTAAAATTAATAATCTAAAAGGAAATGAATCTTTAGACGGCATTCTTGTTTTGCCTGAATTAAGCGCGAAAAATTACGATGAACTTGAGAAAAATACAAGATTAGTCGTTAATAATAAAATAGGTTTTGATACAAAACAGCGTATTATTTCAGACATTACCAATGTCATTAAAAAAGAGAAAATAAAGGAGCTGGGTATTGCCGAGTCTCAACTAGATAATCTCGACAAGAGCTTTACTTTAAAAACCATCAACGTTTCTGAAAACAACAAAGAAGATTCAGATCTTAGCTTTGGGGTAAAAACAGGATTGAGTATGGTTCTGATGTACGTAACTTTTATGTTCATCATTATTTATGGTGTCCGGGTAATGAGAAGTGTTCTTGAGGAAAAAAACAACCGTGTTGTAGAGATCATTATTTCTTCTGTGAAACCGTTTGAATTGATGATGGGAAAAATTTTGGGGGTGACTATGGTTGCTTTAACCCAATTTATCATATGGATCGCTATGTCTGTAGTTGGAGCTTTGGTTTTGAACACAGGATTTTCATCAATTCAAAAAAATATTCCCGGCGGAAGTGAATCCATGATGAGCAAACTAGATATTGCACAGATCGCGACTCAGGTTTCACACAGTTTATTAGAACTTAATTTTCCTTTGATCATTTTTGTTTTTATTGTCTTTTTCCTTCTTGGATACATCTTTTACAGCTCTATTTATGCTGCTATCGGATCGGCAGTTGACAATGAAACAGAAACGCAGCAATTCACTTTATTTGCTATTTTGCCTTTAACATTGGGGATGTACGGAAGCTTTTCTGTAATGAACAATCCTGACGGTCCTTTGGGCGTCTGGCTGTCTATTATTCCTTTTACATCACCTGTAGCGATGATCGCGAGGATCCCGTTTGGAGTTCCTGCGTGGCAGATTGCATTATCGATCACACTATTGCTGGGAACAACCATATTTATGATATTTCTATCGGGTAAAATCTACCGTGTCGGTATTTTAATGTACGGCAATAAGGCCACTTTAAAAGAGCTTTGGAAATGGATAAGAAGTTAA
- a CDS encoding porin family protein: MKKFLLASALAFSTLSFAQIDFASTRFGITAGGNYSRVKNAHNPSGPRYAFQGGVLALIPIGKDHQFYLQPEVTYYGAGETGKDKDAKNIDGYNAVYANNYLSVPIYFKGYFSEAASEFFGMIGPRFNFLLNQNVKNVPAARAYYDPDVTDPSLPGVNGKAKGFNFGLGIGLGYSYKRQLEFAVKYDLGLSNTYPGLDNEPKGTTKNKSEQVVSVGLSYIFK, encoded by the coding sequence ATGAAAAAATTTTTATTAGCCTCTGCTTTAGCCTTTTCTACTTTATCATTCGCACAAATTGATTTTGCTAGTACAAGGTTTGGTATAACAGCAGGCGGCAACTATTCCAGAGTAAAAAATGCCCATAACCCATCAGGACCTAGATATGCGTTCCAAGGAGGAGTTTTAGCATTAATTCCCATTGGGAAAGACCACCAATTCTATCTTCAGCCCGAAGTAACTTATTACGGAGCAGGAGAAACAGGGAAGGATAAAGATGCTAAAAACATAGATGGTTATAATGCTGTGTATGCCAACAACTATTTAAGTGTACCGATCTATTTTAAAGGATACTTTTCAGAAGCAGCTTCTGAATTCTTTGGAATGATAGGACCTAGATTTAATTTCTTATTAAATCAGAATGTGAAAAATGTACCGGCAGCCAGAGCATATTATGATCCGGATGTTACTGATCCTAGTTTACCTGGAGTAAATGGAAAAGCAAAAGGCTTTAATTTTGGACTCGGAATAGGATTAGGGTATAGCTACAAAAGACAGTTAGAATTTGCTGTAAAGTATGATCTTGGTCTTTCTAATACTTATCCAGGGCTTGATAACGAGCCTAAAGGAACTACAAAAAATAAATCTGAACAGGTTGTAAGCGTAGGACTAAGCTATATCTTCAAATAA
- the sucD gene encoding succinate--CoA ligase subunit alpha — protein MSILVNKDSKVIVQGFTGNEGTFHAGQMIEYGTNVVGGVTPGKGGSEHLGKPVFNTVADAVAKAGANVSIIFVPPAFAADAIMEAAEAGIKVIVCITEGIPVADMVKVKSYIADRDCRLIGPNCPGIITSEEAKIGIMPGFVFKKGKVGIVSKSGTLTYEAADQVVKAGFGVSTAIGIGGDPIIGTTTREALELFINDPETEAVVMIGEIGGGLEAEAARWYKSSGSTKPVVGFIAGQTAPKGRTMGHAGAIVGGDEDTAQAKMEIMRENGIHVVDSPADIGVTVAKVLS, from the coding sequence ATGTCAATTTTAGTAAACAAAGATTCTAAAGTAATTGTACAAGGATTTACAGGGAACGAAGGTACTTTCCATGCAGGCCAGATGATTGAATACGGAACAAATGTAGTAGGTGGGGTTACTCCAGGAAAAGGAGGAAGCGAGCACTTAGGAAAGCCTGTATTTAATACTGTTGCTGATGCTGTAGCAAAAGCAGGAGCTAACGTAAGTATCATTTTTGTACCGCCGGCATTTGCTGCAGATGCGATTATGGAAGCTGCTGAAGCTGGAATTAAAGTGATCGTTTGTATTACAGAAGGTATTCCTGTAGCAGATATGGTAAAAGTGAAATCTTATATCGCTGACAGAGACTGCAGATTAATCGGTCCAAACTGTCCTGGAATCATTACTTCTGAAGAAGCTAAAATTGGTATTATGCCTGGTTTCGTTTTCAAAAAAGGAAAAGTAGGTATCGTTTCTAAATCTGGTACTTTAACGTATGAAGCTGCTGACCAAGTGGTAAAAGCTGGTTTCGGTGTTTCTACAGCAATCGGAATCGGTGGAGACCCAATTATCGGAACTACAACAAGAGAAGCATTAGAGTTATTTATTAACGACCCTGAAACTGAAGCTGTTGTAATGATCGGTGAAATCGGAGGTGGATTAGAAGCTGAAGCGGCAAGATGGTACAAGTCTAGCGGTTCTACTAAACCAGTTGTAGGATTTATCGCAGGTCAGACTGCTCCTAAAGGAAGAACAATGGGGCATGCAGGTGCTATTGTAGGAGGTGATGAAGATACAGCTCAGGCAAAAATGGAAATCATGAGAGAAAATGGTATCCACGTTGTTGATTCTCCAGCTGATATCGGCGTAACTGTAGCAAAAGTTTTATCTTAA
- a CDS encoding LpxD N-terminal domain-containing protein — MKFHSPQKLKTIADLIGAKFVGSEDFQVLGTNEIHMVKPGDIVFVNHPKYYDKALNSAATIILIDKEVECPEGKALLVSDDPFADFNKINTHFTRIYNFTEELHDVEIGEGTKIHSSAVIGNNVQIGKNSLIFPNVVIGDRTVIGDNVIIQSGTVLGGDAFYYRKLNGNFDRLISVGNVVIENNVEIGNNCTIDRGVTDSTVIGEGSVLDNQIQIGHDTVIGKKCLIASQVGIAGCCIIGDEVTLWGQVGIASGNKIAGGSVLLGKTGVNRDLEKGTYIGMFAEDFKTYLKKEVKLRNLK; from the coding sequence ATGAAATTTCATTCTCCACAAAAACTTAAAACAATTGCTGATTTAATTGGAGCAAAATTTGTTGGTTCTGAAGACTTTCAAGTATTAGGAACTAATGAAATTCATATGGTAAAACCAGGAGATATCGTTTTTGTCAATCATCCGAAATATTATGATAAAGCTTTGAATTCTGCAGCTACCATCATTTTAATAGACAAAGAAGTGGAATGCCCTGAAGGAAAAGCACTTTTAGTTTCTGATGATCCTTTCGCAGATTTTAATAAAATCAATACTCATTTTACAAGAATATATAATTTCACGGAAGAACTGCATGACGTAGAGATTGGAGAAGGGACGAAAATACACTCTTCTGCAGTGATCGGTAACAATGTACAGATTGGAAAAAACAGTCTTATTTTTCCAAATGTTGTCATTGGAGACCGGACAGTGATTGGTGATAATGTTATTATCCAGTCAGGAACTGTGTTAGGCGGAGATGCCTTCTATTATAGAAAATTAAATGGAAATTTTGACCGTTTGATCTCTGTGGGAAATGTAGTTATCGAAAATAATGTTGAGATCGGAAATAACTGTACAATTGACAGAGGAGTTACAGATTCTACCGTTATCGGAGAAGGTTCTGTGCTGGATAATCAAATTCAGATAGGACATGATACTGTAATCGGAAAAAAATGCCTTATTGCATCTCAAGTGGGAATTGCAGGCTGCTGTATAATCGGTGATGAAGTGACTTTATGGGGGCAGGTGGGCATTGCATCAGGCAACAAAATTGCAGGCGGATCTGTCTTGCTTGGGAAAACCGGAGTAAATAGAGATCTTGAAAAAGGAACCTACATAGGAATGTTCGCAGAAGATTTTAAAACTTATTTGAAAAAAGAAGTAAAGCTGAGAAATCTCAAATAA
- the efp gene encoding elongation factor P, which translates to MATSNDIKKGLCIEFSNDIFKVIEFMHVKPGKGPAFVRTKLKSVTNGKVLDNTFSAGHKIDEVKVITRKFQYLYDDENGFHFMNNDDFTQLYLDKEMIENSQFMKAGEEVTIILKEADESPLSAELPQSVFLDVIEADPGVKGNTATNALKNAIVETGARVMVPLFIEPGDRIKVSTEDGNYLERVK; encoded by the coding sequence ATGGCAACAAGCAACGATATAAAAAAAGGTCTTTGTATAGAATTCAGCAACGATATTTTTAAAGTGATTGAATTTATGCACGTAAAGCCAGGGAAAGGACCAGCTTTCGTTAGAACAAAATTAAAATCAGTAACCAACGGAAAAGTTCTTGATAATACTTTTTCTGCAGGTCACAAAATTGACGAAGTAAAAGTAATTACAAGAAAATTCCAATATCTTTACGATGATGAGAATGGATTCCACTTCATGAACAATGATGATTTTACTCAGCTTTATCTGGATAAAGAAATGATTGAAAACTCTCAGTTTATGAAAGCAGGTGAAGAAGTTACTATCATCCTGAAAGAAGCTGACGAATCACCTCTTTCTGCAGAACTTCCTCAGTCTGTTTTTCTAGATGTTATTGAGGCTGATCCAGGAGTAAAAGGAAATACTGCGACTAACGCTCTTAAAAATGCAATCGTAGAAACAGGAGCAAGAGTAATGGTTCCTTTATTTATTGAACCGGGAGACAGAATAAAAGTAAGTACCGAAGACGGTAACTATTTAGAAAGAGTAAAATAA
- the lpxA gene encoding acyl-ACP--UDP-N-acetylglucosamine O-acyltransferase: MIHQLAAVDKRAKISKNVIVEPFTTIAGDVEIGEGTWIGPNVTIMDGARIGKNCRIFPGTVISAIPQDLKFDGEDTQVIIGDDTTIRECVTVNRGTKALGFTKIGKNCLIMATSHIAHDCIIGDHVIIVNGCGIAGHVEIGDYTVMGGLSAVHQFGKIGKHVMISGGTLVRKDIPPYVKVAREPMSYAGINSVGLRRRGFTNERIFEIQKIYRAIFQMKMNVSQAITHIEKEMLPTAERDEILQFIQNSPRGIVKGYGTGKDN; the protein is encoded by the coding sequence ATGATTCATCAATTAGCAGCCGTAGATAAGCGTGCGAAAATCAGCAAAAATGTTATTGTAGAACCATTTACTACAATTGCAGGTGATGTAGAAATTGGAGAAGGAACTTGGATTGGTCCCAATGTTACCATTATGGACGGTGCCAGAATTGGGAAAAATTGCAGAATTTTTCCTGGAACAGTAATTTCTGCAATACCGCAGGATTTAAAGTTCGATGGTGAAGATACTCAGGTGATTATTGGAGATGATACTACCATCAGAGAGTGTGTTACTGTAAATAGAGGGACTAAAGCGCTGGGATTTACTAAAATTGGTAAAAACTGCCTGATCATGGCAACTTCTCATATCGCCCACGACTGTATTATCGGAGATCACGTTATCATTGTAAATGGCTGTGGTATCGCAGGGCACGTAGAAATTGGTGACTATACTGTAATGGGCGGGCTTAGTGCCGTTCATCAATTTGGAAAAATCGGAAAACATGTTATGATTTCTGGTGGAACACTGGTAAGAAAAGATATTCCTCCTTACGTAAAAGTGGCTAGAGAGCCGATGTCTTATGCGGGAATCAATTCAGTGGGATTGAGAAGAAGAGGATTTACAAACGAAAGAATATTCGAAATCCAAAAAATCTACAGAGCTATTTTCCAGATGAAAATGAACGTTTCCCAAGCAATTACCCACATTGAAAAAGAAATGCTTCCGACAGCTGAAAGAGATGAGATTCTTCAGTTTATCCAAAACTCCCCAAGAGGTATTGTAAAAGGATACGGAACTGGAAAAGACAATTAA
- a CDS encoding bifunctional UDP-3-O-[3-hydroxymyristoyl] N-acetylglucosamine deacetylase/3-hydroxyacyl-ACP dehydratase, which produces MSDMQKTLQKEVTLSGIGLHTGKEVKLTIKPAKENTGFVFVRTDLEGHPQVEADVNYVVATERGTTLEKLGVKINTCEHLLAALVGCDIDNAMLEMDASEPPILDGSSKYFVEAIENVGVVEQNVVREYLVIKEVLNYTDPATGSEITIIPSDNYEITTMVDFGTKVLGTQNATLKNISEFKEEISSARTFSFLHELEMLLDHGLIKGGDISNAIVYVDKDLTPETTEKLKKAFGKDNVSIRPNGILDNLNLNYPNEAARHKLLDVIGDLALAGVKIKGKVIANKPGHFVNTQFAKKLNRQWKLQKKKNVPDFDLTKEPVFDINGIMRLMPHRPPFLLIDKILELSDSHVVGLKNVTMNEPFFVGHFPKEPVMPGVLQVEALAQTGGILVLASVPDPENYSTYFIKMDKVKFKRKVVPGDTMIFKIELIEPIRRGIVHMQGYGYVGDTVAVEAELMAQVAKNKVD; this is translated from the coding sequence ATGAGTGATATGCAAAAAACACTTCAGAAAGAAGTAACGCTTTCTGGAATTGGCCTTCATACTGGTAAAGAAGTAAAACTTACCATAAAACCTGCTAAAGAAAATACAGGTTTTGTTTTTGTTAGAACAGACTTAGAAGGACACCCTCAGGTAGAGGCGGATGTGAACTATGTTGTTGCAACTGAAAGAGGAACAACGTTAGAGAAATTAGGCGTTAAAATCAACACCTGCGAACATCTTTTAGCCGCTTTAGTAGGCTGTGATATAGATAACGCAATGCTGGAGATGGATGCTTCCGAACCTCCAATTTTAGACGGCTCTTCAAAATATTTTGTTGAAGCTATCGAGAATGTGGGAGTAGTAGAGCAGAATGTTGTCAGAGAATATCTGGTGATTAAAGAAGTGCTTAACTATACTGATCCTGCTACAGGTTCAGAAATTACCATTATTCCTTCAGATAATTACGAAATTACAACAATGGTAGATTTTGGGACTAAAGTGTTAGGAACTCAAAATGCTACTCTTAAAAATATTTCTGAGTTTAAAGAAGAGATTTCATCAGCAAGAACATTCAGCTTTTTACATGAGCTGGAAATGCTTCTAGACCATGGTTTGATAAAAGGAGGAGATATTTCAAATGCAATTGTTTATGTGGATAAGGATTTAACTCCCGAAACTACAGAAAAACTGAAAAAAGCATTTGGAAAAGATAATGTTTCCATAAGACCAAACGGTATTCTTGATAATCTTAATCTGAACTATCCTAATGAAGCAGCAAGACACAAATTATTAGACGTAATTGGTGATTTAGCGTTAGCAGGAGTGAAAATAAAAGGGAAAGTGATTGCTAATAAACCAGGACATTTTGTAAATACTCAATTTGCTAAAAAATTGAACCGTCAGTGGAAATTACAAAAGAAAAAAAATGTTCCTGATTTTGATTTAACGAAAGAACCTGTTTTTGATATCAACGGAATTATGAGACTGATGCCTCACAGACCCCCGTTTTTATTAATTGATAAAATACTTGAACTTTCAGATTCTCATGTAGTAGGACTGAAAAATGTAACAATGAATGAACCATTCTTCGTTGGGCATTTTCCTAAAGAGCCTGTAATGCCTGGAGTACTGCAAGTGGAAGCTTTGGCTCAGACTGGTGGTATTTTAGTATTAGCAAGCGTTCCGGATCCTGAAAACTATTCTACTTATTTTATCAAAATGGATAAAGTGAAGTTTAAAAGAAAAGTGGTTCCTGGAGATACAATGATTTTCAAAATTGAATTGATTGAGCCTATTCGTAGAGGTATTGTTCATATGCAGGGTTACGGGTATGTAGGAGATACTGTAGCAGTAGAAGCAGAACTGATGGCTCAAGTTGCAAAAAATAAAGTTGATTAA
- the lpxD gene encoding UDP-3-O-(3-hydroxymyristoyl)glucosamine N-acyltransferase — protein sequence MEFTASQIASFIDGKIIGDETALITGVSPIENGESGHLSFIAQDRFSHFLDTSRCSVLIVSEDLLTKDNYNPTIIAVKDAYLSFQVLMNLYQEIQGRKDGIEDGSSIHATAVIGEKTYIGAFTYVSEKAKIGEGTQIYPHVYIGKGVKIGKNCKIDSGARIYDYCIIGDNCVIHSNTVVGGDGFGFQPTPDGFKKIPQLGNVIIEDDVEIGSNCSIDRATIGSTIIGKGTKIDNLIQIAHNVKIGQNNVIAAQAGIAGSTVIGNWNQIGGQVGIVGHIKIGNQVRIQAQSGVSSSVNDKETLYGSPAINYNDYLRNYVHFRNFTEIVKRINNLEDTSKDHTNE from the coding sequence ATGGAATTTACAGCTTCGCAAATTGCAAGTTTTATTGACGGCAAAATAATAGGTGACGAGACTGCACTTATTACTGGAGTTTCACCAATAGAAAATGGGGAATCCGGGCATCTGTCATTTATAGCACAAGACCGGTTTTCGCATTTTTTGGATACGTCAAGATGCTCCGTTCTTATTGTTTCGGAAGACCTTCTAACAAAAGATAATTATAATCCTACGATTATTGCGGTAAAAGATGCCTATCTTTCCTTCCAGGTTCTTATGAACTTGTATCAGGAAATACAAGGCAGAAAAGATGGAATTGAAGACGGGTCTTCTATCCATGCTACAGCAGTAATTGGTGAAAAAACCTATATCGGAGCATTTACCTATGTTTCTGAAAAGGCAAAAATAGGTGAGGGAACACAAATATATCCGCACGTATATATAGGGAAGGGAGTGAAAATAGGCAAAAACTGTAAAATCGACAGTGGAGCCAGAATTTATGATTATTGCATTATTGGTGATAATTGTGTGATTCATTCCAATACTGTAGTCGGCGGAGATGGTTTTGGTTTTCAGCCTACACCTGATGGATTTAAAAAAATTCCTCAGCTTGGAAATGTAATTATTGAAGATGATGTTGAAATAGGTTCTAACTGCAGCATTGATAGAGCAACGATTGGTTCTACCATTATAGGTAAAGGGACTAAGATTGATAATCTTATCCAGATTGCCCATAATGTAAAAATAGGCCAGAACAATGTAATTGCAGCACAGGCAGGAATTGCAGGATCTACAGTTATTGGGAATTGGAACCAGATTGGAGGTCAAGTGGGAATTGTAGGTCATATTAAAATAGGGAATCAGGTGAGAATCCAGGCTCAGAGCGGTGTAAGTTCAAGTGTAAATGACAAAGAAACTTTATACGGCTCACCGGCTATCAATTATAATGACTATCTTAGAAACTACGTACATTTCAGAAATTTCACTGAAATTGTAAAAAGAATAAATAATCTTGAGGATACCTCAAAAGATCATACTAATGAGTGA
- a CDS encoding HD domain-containing protein — protein sequence MQNKLKIINDPVHGFIKIPHEILFDIIEHPYFQRLRRISQTGLLNLIFPGATHTRFHHAIGAMHLMFTALETLKLKGVQISKEEEKGAMLAILMHDIGHGPFSHALESMLMDDWHHENLSLLLMNRLNDEFDGELSTAIEMFQGKYHRKFFNQLISSQLDVDRLDYLKRDSFFTGVSEGNINTQRIISMMNICEEGELVIDAKGIYSIENFLTARMFMYWQVYYHKTSALAEFLLVKILERAKYLVSQGENLPAAENLKYFLYREKSAATDEDIQRFTQLDDNDIIQAMKSWQYSEDVVLSYLCKCVIQRKFPSTIISSRPFEAEFIEEKIKKTNEIFGINNGNELVHEITRTLLPYNTEKQPIYLLQKNGTKTRLDEAENQILSGLITNKTTRYILTFPRENGEINS from the coding sequence ATGCAGAATAAGCTTAAAATTATCAATGATCCTGTTCATGGATTCATAAAAATTCCTCACGAAATCTTATTTGATATTATAGAACACCCGTATTTTCAGAGGTTGAGAAGGATTTCTCAGACAGGACTTTTAAATTTAATTTTTCCGGGAGCTACGCATACAAGATTTCATCATGCCATTGGCGCTATGCACTTAATGTTTACAGCACTTGAAACTTTAAAATTAAAAGGGGTTCAGATTTCCAAAGAAGAAGAAAAAGGGGCAATGCTGGCGATCTTAATGCATGATATTGGTCATGGTCCGTTTTCCCACGCACTAGAAAGTATGCTGATGGATGACTGGCATCATGAAAATCTTTCATTATTATTGATGAACAGGCTGAACGATGAATTTGACGGCGAGCTTTCAACTGCTATTGAAATGTTTCAGGGGAAATACCATAGAAAATTCTTTAATCAGCTTATTTCTTCCCAGCTGGACGTAGACAGACTGGATTATTTAAAGAGAGACAGTTTCTTTACAGGCGTTTCGGAAGGGAATATTAATACGCAGAGGATTATTTCTATGATGAATATTTGTGAAGAAGGGGAGCTGGTAATCGATGCTAAAGGAATTTATTCAATTGAAAATTTCTTAACAGCCAGAATGTTTATGTACTGGCAGGTATATTACCATAAAACCTCTGCTCTGGCAGAATTTCTTTTGGTTAAAATTTTAGAAAGAGCTAAATATCTTGTTTCCCAAGGAGAAAATCTGCCCGCTGCTGAAAATTTGAAATATTTTTTATACCGTGAAAAAAGTGCGGCAACGGATGAAGATATTCAAAGATTTACACAACTTGACGACAATGATATTATTCAGGCTATGAAATCGTGGCAGTATTCAGAAGATGTTGTATTGTCCTACCTATGTAAATGTGTCATCCAAAGAAAATTTCCTAGTACAATTATTTCATCACGCCCTTTTGAAGCGGAATTTATTGAAGAAAAAATAAAAAAAACTAATGAAATTTTCGGAATTAATAATGGAAATGAGCTGGTTCACGAAATTACAAGAACACTTCTGCCTTATAATACCGAGAAGCAGCCTATCTATTTACTGCAGAAAAATGGGACTAAAACGAGGTTGGATGAGGCCGAAAATCAAATTTTGTCAGGTCTTATAACAAATAAAACCACTCGGTATATACTGACTTTCCCTAGAGAAAATGGAGAAATAAATTCTTAA